The proteins below come from a single Aegilops tauschii subsp. strangulata cultivar AL8/78 chromosome 6, Aet v6.0, whole genome shotgun sequence genomic window:
- the LOC109753389 gene encoding COP9 signalosome complex subunit 4-like, with translation MNLNNNGREQHKCLVALTWTQESGCLMTNKLSKCVQIARLYLEDDDAVNVEAFINKASFFVTNSNQEVLNLQYKVLLCENFRSKA, from the exons ATGAATTTGAACAACAATGGTCGAGAGCAGCACAAATGCTTAGTGGCATTGACTTGGACTCAGGAGTCAG GATGCTTGATGACAAACAAATTATCCAAGTGCGTCCAGATTGCACGCCTCTATTTGGAG GATGATGATGCAGTGAATGTTGAAGCTTTTATCAACAAAGCCTCATTTTTTGTCACAAACAGCAACCAGGAAGTTCTGAACTTGCAATACAAG GTATTGCTATGCGAGAATTTTAGATCTAAAGCGTAA